One segment of Rhipicephalus sanguineus isolate Rsan-2018 chromosome 6, BIME_Rsan_1.4, whole genome shotgun sequence DNA contains the following:
- the LOC119397345 gene encoding uncharacterized protein K02A2.6-like, with protein sequence MGSRPPEFDETASSWDAYRVRLEAYFEGNDITDSSKRRALLVASLSDSVVRVLQGRCPSTPVNSLTYEDVVKVLEEHYSPQVNETAASHAFFVRRQGDNEAVKDFVADLRRLAKDCNFGSFLDRMLCDRIVCGIRDDEARRFLLTQRKLTLQEAEEFAMSSETADRNVRSMKDTDCRNDAGDVLLVQRRRSSGRKRGSGHDSEEPRHSCWRCGSSHSEHECQHVGKVCRKCGTKGHLARMCQRRRGGRQAGSYALSELSEGEDSKEEMLFALSAQNNVDQARMRPMERNLVWGGRTLRMLIDTGSSVSVIPKNVFRNNRKWWPRLEKTPLRLSCFLGPLPVVGRVAMSVEHDKTRVDSSLVVVDCDGPLLCGRDTIQAFREAGLSLLEERALPSVCALQAEDDLKELVEEFADLFEDRLGCCKGPPVKLYKKEGAVPRFLKARPVPFALRKAVSAEIDRLVQQGVLSPVSVSEWAAPVVPVVKKNGDIRLCGDFKLTVNPATHLEQYPLPKVDDIFAALYGGEVFTTLDLRNAYNQLPLDEEAKEMTVINTHQGLYSYNRLAFGISSAPALFQRRIESLLRDLPRVRVYLDDIIIAEKQQDTSTLRQVFQRLRDSGLQLNKAKCRFREREVQFLGHKIDATGLHPLRDNLEAVTAAPKPESEDSALRQVREWIEQGWPSHLAGKQQHLQPYFTRRHELVASHDLVYWGHRVVVPEAARQCLLNELHDTHPGVGAMKRLARTLFWYPGLDKDIERSTPLESGKSPAQLLLGFEPRTRLSAHFPEGEVPAGADTPGSTPHHHCSHPESPSGPAIFNEGENGCQGL encoded by the exons atgggatcgaGGCCGCCGGAGTTTGACGAGACAGCAAGCAGTTGGGATGCCTACCGCGTGCGTCTCGAGGCATACTTCGAAGGCAACGATATCACGGATTCTTCGAAGCGTCGAGCACTTTTGGTAGCATCGCTCAGTGACAGCGTGGTTCGAGTCCTGCAGGGACGATGTCCGTCGACGCCCGTCAACAGCCTAACGTACGAAGATGTGGTAAAGGTGTTAGAAGAACACTACAGCCCGCAAGTAAACGAGACTGCGGCAAGTCACGCATTTTTTGTGCGGAGGCAAGGAGACAATGAGGCGGTCAAAGATTTTGTGGCGGACTTGCGACGCCTTGCAAAAGACTGCAACTTCGGCAGCTTTCTGGACAGAATGTTGTGTGACCGGATAGTCTGCGGTATCCGGGACGACGAGGCCAGGCGTTTCCTGCTGACGCAAAGAAAGCTGACTCTGCAGGAAGCTGAGGAATTCGCAATGTCGTCAGAAACAGCTGACCGGAACGTACGTTCTATGAAAGATACGGACTGCAGGAACGATGCGGGTGACGTGCTCCTTGTCCAAAGGCGACGTAGCAGCGGGCGAAAGAGAGGCAGCGGGCACGACTCGGAAGAACCACGCCATTCGTGCTGGAGATGCGGCTCAAGTCACTCGGAACACGAATGCCAGCATGTCGGTAAGGTGTGCCGAAAGTGCGGCACTAAAGGACACCTGGCAAGGATGTGCCAGCGCCGGCGCGGCGGCCGGCAGGCGGGATCGTACGCGCTCAGCGAGCTGTCTGAGGGAGAGGACAGTAAAGAAGAAATGCTTTTCGCCCTATCCGCCCAGAACAACGTTGACCAGGCAAGAATGCGACCAATGGAACGGAACTTGGTCTGGGGTGGCAGGACACTGCGGATGCTGATCGACACGGGTTCATCCGTCAGCGTTATTCCAAAAAACGTCTTCAGGAATAACCGTAAGTGGTGGCCTAGACTAGAAAAGACGCCACTTCGGTTATCTTGCTTCCTCGGTCCTCTTCCAGTGGTAGGCAGAGTCGCCATGAGTGTGGAACACGACAAAACACGAGTGGACAGTTCGCTCGTGGTAGTCGATTGTGATGGACCACTACTCTGTGGTAGAGATACAATTCAAGCTTTCCGCGAAGCGGGCTTGTCACTCTTGGAAGAAAGGGCTCTACCAAGTGTCTGTGCGCTGCAGGCAGAAGATGACCTAAAAGAGCTGGTGGAAGAGTTCGCAGACTTGTTTGAAGATCGACTTGGCTGCTGCAAAGGCCCGCCCGTGAAGCTGTACAAGAAAGAAGGAGCGGTGCCGCGGTTTTTGAAGGCCCGTCCGGTGCCGTTCGCGCTTCGCAAAGCAGTGTCAGCCGAAATCGACCGCCTCGTTCAGCAAGGCGTCCTGTCGCCGGTGAGCGTTTCCGAATGGGCTGCTCCTGTCGTACCTGTGGTGAAGAAAAATGGGGACATCAGGCTGTGTGGCGATTTTAAGCTCACCGTGAATCCGGCTACTCACCTGGAGCAGTACCCTTTGCCTAAAGTGGACGACATTTTTGCCGCGCTCTACGGTGGAGAAGTATTCACCACACTGGATCTGAGAAATGCCTACAATCAGCTGCCACTTGATGAAGAAGCGAAGGAAATGACTGTCATTAACACGCACCAGGGCTTGTACTCGTACAACCGACTAGCCTTCGGCATCTCGTCGGCTCCCGCACTGTTCCAGCGGCGCATTGAGTCGTTATTAAGGGACTTACCAAGAGTACGTGTGTACCTGGACGACATCATAATCGCCGAGAAGCAACAGGACACGTCAACACTTCGACAAGTGTTCCAGAGACTTCGCGACAGTGGCCTCCAGCTGAACAAGGCCAAATGTCGGTTCCGAGAAAGAGAAGTGCAGTTTCTGGGGCACAAGATTGATGCAACCGGACTTCATCCACTGCGCGACAACCTCGAAGCCGTAACAGCTGCACCAAAGCCAGAATCG GAGGACAGCGCACTTCGGCAAGTCCGGGAATGGATCGAGCAGGGCTGGCCATCGCATCTTGCGGGGAAGCAGCAACATCTGCAGCCGTACTTCACACGCCGACACGAACTCGTCGCGAGCCATGACCTCGTTTACTGGGGTCATCGTGTGGTCGTGCCGGAGGCAGCCCGGCAGTGCCTACTCAACGAGCTACACGATACCCACCCAGGTGTTGGCGCCATGAAGAGGCTCGCTCGTACGCTATTCTGGTACCCTGGATTAGACAAAGACATTGAAAG ATCTACACCCCTCGAGAGTGGCAAATCGCCAGCACAACTGCTCTTGGGATTCGAGCCCCGGACAAGGCTGTCCGCCCACTTTCCAGAAGGCGAGGTGCCTGCAGGGGCAGacaccccaggcagcacgccg